Proteins encoded by one window of Parasteatoda tepidariorum isolate YZ-2023 unplaced genomic scaffold, CAS_Ptep_4.0 HiC_scaffold_2276, whole genome shotgun sequence:
- the LOC122273084 gene encoding arginine kinase-like gives MEDKVSAIFGSFEGELKGKYHPLTGMDKATQQQLIDDHFLFKEGDRFLQHANACRYWPTGRGIYHNDAKTFLVWCNEEDHLRIISMQKGGDLKTIFQRLVNVSYWFDKIKSSLA, from the exons ATGGAAGACAAAGTTAGCGCCATTTTCGGCTCATTTGAAGGAGAACTGAAAGGCAAATATCACCCTCTTACTGGTATGGACAAAGCAACTCAACAACAATTAATCGATGATCACTTCCTTTTCAAGGAGGGTGACag gttcTTGCAACATGCCAATGCTTGCAGATACTGGCCAACTGGTCGTGGCATCTACCATAATGATGCCAAGACTTTCTTGGTCTGGTGCAATGAAGAAGATCATCTCCGCATCATTTCAATGCAGAAGGGTGGTGACTTAAAGACCATCTTCCAGCGATTGGTCAATGTAAGTTATTGGTTCGATAAAATCAAAAGTAGTTTAGCTTAG